A stretch of Henckelia pumila isolate YLH828 chromosome 4, ASM3356847v2, whole genome shotgun sequence DNA encodes these proteins:
- the LOC140861003 gene encoding uncharacterized protein, which translates to MGQEVLAKRLVVGCIFDFEGHRLSDNLMVLAMEDFVTTHCIKTVVSALKARQALKSGREGYLIYAIDASLEGLDIQEIPIAREFPDVFLEEIPGLPPVREIDFGIEIVPGTTSISGAPYQLAPSEMRELQNQLQDLFDKGYIWPSVSPWRAPIDDLFDQFQGTSVYSKIDLRSGYHQLRVRDEEISKTAFHTRVFREFLIFIDDILVYSRSVDEHAFHLRIVLQILRDRQFSVARVVEECCSLGFTFRHKKEQQGVRVSSVLAKPALYTRIRESHAVDPKTQKLARLAQDGNTFGFHLQNDAYHPETDRQSERTILTLEGMLRATVIDFGPAWHDHLALVEFAYNISDHNSIGMAPFEALYGRLCHTPLFWDEVGEHQVEGPHMIQQMTDAMEIIRKMIKAAQDRQASTHRTPIHDVFHVTLLRQYVADELHILHPTEVQLDQDLSYVDRPLRILDRKDKELPWVIRSSHGSVRSDEFGMEYCIGDDDFYVEAEGQDPQGEVTGSAGP; encoded by the exons tggtttctgctctgaaagcccggCAAGCTCTAAAGTCTGGCAGAGAAggataccttatctacgccatcgaTGCATCCTTGGAGGGACTAGACATCCAGGAGATACCCATAGCCCGTGAGTTTCCCGATGTGTTTctggaggagattccaggtttaccaccagtgagggagatcgATTTTGGCATTGAGATAGTGCCAGGGACAACATCGATTTCTGGAGCTCCGTACCAATTAGCACcttcagagatgcgagagttgcagAATCAACTTCAAGATCTttttgataagggttatatttgGCCGAGTGTTTCGCCGTGgagagcccca atagatgatctgtttgatcagtttCAGGGTACTTCcgtttactcgaagattgatctacggtCGGGATATCACCAGTTGAGGGTTAGAGATGAGGAAAtctctaagacagcatttcataCGCG ggttttcCGTGAATTTCTAATATTCATCGACGATATcctggtgtattctcgcagtgtTGACGAGCATGCTTTCCATCTTCGAATAGTATTGCAGATTCTGAGAGATaggcagtt CTCGGTTGCACGAGTGGTAGAGGAGTGTTGctccttgggtttcacttttCGACATAAGAAGGAACAGCAGGGAGTTCGCGTTTCATCTGTTCTTGCCAAACCAGCCTTGTATACGCGTATACGTGAGTCGCATGCCGTTGATCCAAAGACGCAGAAGTTAGCTCGTTTGGCTCAGGATGGGAAtacttttggttttcatttgcaGAATGATG cttatcacccGGAGACCGACAGGCAGAGTGAGAGGACTATTCTTACTCTTGAGGGCATGCTTCGAGCGACAGTTAtagattttggtccagcgtggcatgaccaTTTGGCATTGGTGGAGTTTGCTTATAATATCAGTGACCACaacagcattggcatggcaccattcgagGCTTTGTATGGACGCCTATGTCATacgcctttgttttgggacgaagtTGGCGAACATCAAGTCGAAGGTCCTCatatgattcagcagatgaccgaTGCAATGGAGATAATCCGTAAGAtgattaaggcagcccaggatcgacaggctagcacTCACCGCACACC tatccatgatgtgtttcacgtgacCTTGCTGAGACAGTACGTGGCAGATGAGTTGCACATCTTGCATCCGACTGAGGTACAATTGGATCAGGATTTGTCCTACGTGGATAGACCTCtcaggattcttgacaggaaggacaag gagctaccGTGGGTGATacgtagttcacatggtagtgttAGAAGTGATGAATTTGGAATGGAGTACTGTATTGGAG ATGATGACTTTTACGTTGAggctgaggggcaggatccccagGGCGAGGTCACCGGTAGTGCAGGCCCTTGA